The Candidatus Rokuibacteriota bacterium DNA segment CAGGGTGCCGGGCGGTACAGGCGGTGTAGGCGGATGTAGGCGGCGACGGGCTCGGGCATCCTGTAGGCGAGACTCCTGCCGTCGCGCGCGCGGCGGCGCAGGTCCGACCCCGAGATCGGCAGCGAGGCCGCGCGGTAGAGCACGGGGCCGTCCGCGCTGCCGAAGGCAGATAGTCCAAGCTCGTGGAGGACCTTCTGGGCCGCCGGCGCCTCGGGCTCGAAGTCGGCGCCCGTGCGCGGTACGACGACCAGACGCGCCAGGCGGGCGACCTCCCGGGGCTCCCGCCAGCTCAAGAGGTCGAGGAAGGTTTCCGAGCCGATCAGCAGGTAGAGATCGCCTTCGCCCCGAAGCGCCTGGAGCGTGTCCACGGTGTAGGAAGGTCCCCGGCGGCGGAGCTCGACGTCCGAGACGGCGAAGCGCGGGTGCAGGCTGACGGCCAGCTCGGTCATCCGGTACCGATGCTCGGCCGTCGCCAGCTCGGCCGCGGGCTTGTGGGGCGGGACGGCGGCCGGCACGAAGAGCACGCGGTCGAAGGCCAGGGCCTCGCAGATCTCGTCGGCGAGGAGCAGGTGTCCGAAGTGGATCGGGTTGAACGAGCCGCCGAAGACGCCGACCTTGGGCACCTGGGCCGCTACTCCCGCACCTGTCCGTCACCCATCACGACGAACTTGGTCGTGGTCAGCTCGCGCACGCCGACGGGCCCGCGCGCGTGCAGCCGCGAGGTCGAGATGCCCATCTCGGCGCCCATGCCGAACTGCGAGCCGTCCACGAGGCGCGTCGAGGCGTTGACGAGGACCGCGGCGGCGTCCACCTCACGAGTGAAGCGACGGCTGTTCCGGAGGTCGGACGTCACGATGGCCTCGGCCAGCCCGGAGCCGTGGCGCCGGATGTGCTCGATGGCGGCGTCCAGTCCGTCGACGACCCGGATCGCGACGATATAGTCGAGATACTCCGTGTCCCAGTCGGCGTCCGTCGCCGGCCGTGCGTCGGGCACGAAGCCCCGCGTGCGGTCGTCGCCGCGCATCTCCACCCCGGCCTCGCGCAGCCGCGCCGCCACCTTCGGCAGGAAGCGTGCTGCCACCGCCGCGTCCACGAGGAGGGTCTCCATGGCGTTACACACGCTCACGCGCTGCGCCTTGGCGTTGACCGCGATGGCCGCGGCCATGTCGAGGTCGGCGCCCGCATCCACGTAGACGTGGCACACGCCTTTGTCATGCTTGAGGACGGGCACCGTGGCGCGCTCGGCGACAAGCCGCACGAACTCCTCGCCGCCGCGCGGGATGATGAGATCGACGAAGCGGTCGAGCGTGAGCATGGCCATGACCGCCGCGCGGTCGGCGGTGTCCACGACCTGCACCGAGTCCGCGGGCAGGCCGGCCTTCTCCACGGCCTTGCCGAGCACGTTGACGATGGCGGCGTTGGACGCGAGCGCCTCGCTGCCGCCGCGCAGCAGCACCGCGTTGCCGGACTTGAGGCAGAGGCCGGCGGCGTCGGCCGTGACGTTGGGGCGCGACTCGTAGATGAAACCGATGACGCCCAGCGGGACGCGGACGCGCGAGATCTCGATCCCGTTCGGCCGGCGCCAGGCCTCGACGGTCTCGCCCACGGGATCGGGCAGCGCGGCGATCTGTCGCAGGCCCGCCGCCATCTCTTCGATGCGCGCCTCGGAGAGCGTCAGCCTGTCGATGAAGGCCGAGGTGAGCCCGGTCGCCCGTCCGCGTTCGAGGTCGGCGCGGTTGGCTTCGAGCATGGGGGCCGTCTTCTCCTCGAGGCCGCGGGCCATCTGGAGCAGCGCCTCGTTCTTGGCGCGGGTGGAGGCAAGGGCCAGCGCGCGGGCCGCCTCCTTCGCCGCCCGCGCCTTCGCGGTCACGTGCGCCGTCACGTCCATGGTCAGCATCCTCCCGGGCCGGAGAGCACCACCAGGTTGTCCCGATGGATGACCTCGGCAAGCCCCTTGTACCCCAGGGCCTTCTCGATCTCGGACGTCTTCGCGCCGCGGATCTTCCTCAACTCGCCCGCGTCGTAGTTGACGAGCCCGCGCGCGAACTCCTGTCCGTCGGGCTCGCCCAGCGCCACGACGTCGCCGGCGCTGAACTCCCCCTGGACGCCCAGCACGCCCGACGGCAGCAGGCTCTTACCCTTCTCAGTCAACGCTTTTCGCGCCCCGGCGTCAACGGTAAGCCGCCCCCGCGGCGGGACGGCGAACGCGATCCAGCGTTTGCGCGCCGCCAGCCTGTCGTCACGGGGCAGGAAGTAGGTCCCCAGCGGCTCGCCCTTGAGCAGGCGGCCCAGCGTGCCGGGCTCGCGGCCGCTCGCGATCACCATGGGGATGCCGGAGGCGCCGGCCTTCTGGGCCGCCTCGAGCTTGGTGGCCATGCCGCCGACCGAGACCCGGCCGACTTCGTCGAAGCAGAGCTTACGGATCTCGTCGGTCACGGCTTCGACCGTCTCGATGCGGCGCGCCGAGGGATCGCGCCGCGGGTCGCCGGTGTAGAGGCCGTCCACGTCCGTCAGCAGCACCAGCAGGTCGGCGTCGATGAGGTGGGCGACGAGGGCCGCCAGGTTGTCGTTGTCGCCCACCTTGATCTCGTCCACGGCGACCGTGTCGTTTTCGTTCACGATGGGCAGCACGCCGAAATCGAGCAGCGCCAGCAGCGTGTTGCGGGCGTTCAAGTACCGGCCGCGGTCGCTGATGTCCTGAGAGGTCAGGAGCACCTGGCCGACCTTGATGCCGTGACGCTTGAAGGCCTGCTCGTAGTGCCACATGAGCGCCGACTGCCCGACGGCCGCGGCGGCCTGCTTCTCCGGGATCGAGCGCGGCCGGGACGTGAGGCCCAGGCGCGCAATGCCCGCGGCAATGGCGCCCGACGACACGAGCGCGACCTCGCGGCGCTCGGCGACGAGCGCGGCGATGTCTCCCGCCAGCGCCCTGATGCGCTTGGCGTCGAGCCCCTCGGCCGGGCTCGTGATCAGGCCGCTGCCGACCTTGAGCACGAGACGCCGCGCGCGCGTCAGCCCGCGGCGGGCGCCCATATGTGGCTCGTCAGGATCTTGGCAATATCGCGCAGCAGCCCGTCGAGCCCGAATCCCGTGACCGACGAGATCGCGTGGAAGGAGAGCCCCTCGGCCGCGCAGAAGGTCTCGAGCGCGCGGCGCCGCTCCTCGGTCCCGGGCAGCTCGGCCTTGCTCCCCGCCACGATCTGGGGCCGCGCCGCCAGCTCCCCGGAATACGCGGCGAGCTCCCCCTGAATGACGCGCCAGTCCTCGACCGGGTCACGGCCGGAGCCCGGGTCGAGATCGACCAGGTGCACGAGGACGCGCGTCCGCTCGGTGTGGCGCAGGAAGCGGTGGCCGAGCCCCTTGCCCTCGGCGGCCCCTTCGATGAGCCCAGGCAAATCGGCGATGACGAAGGAGCGGTGCTCATCCACCCGGACGATGCCGAGGCTCGGCTGGAGCGTGGTGAACGGGTAGTCCGCGATCTTCGGTTTGGCGGCCGACAGCCGCGAGACGAGCGTGGACTTTCCGGCGTTGGGGAATCCGACGACGCCCACGTCGGCCAGGAGCTTGAGCTCGAGGTGAATCCAGCGCTCCTCGCCGGGGCGCCCGAGGTCGGCGCGGCGCGGCGCGCGATTGGTGGAGCTGGTGAACCGCGCATTGCCGCGCCCGCCGCGCGCGCCGCGCGCCACGAGCACGCGCTCGCCGGGCGCCGTCAGGTCTCCCAGGCGCTCGCCCGTGGCGCGGCCCGACACCACGGTGCCGAGCGGCACGCGCAGGACGGTGTCCTCGCCGGACGCGCCCGTTTTGTTGGCGCCCTTGCCGTGCTGGCCGCGCTCGGCGGTGTAGTGCCGCTGGTAGTGGAAGTCGAGGAGCGTGGTGATGGACGGATCAGCTTCGAGGAAGATGCTGCCGCCGGCGCCGCCGGCGCCGCCGTCCGGGCCGCCGCGGGGAATGAACTTTTCCCGCCGGAAGCTCACGCAGCCAGCGCCGCCGTCACCGCCCTTGACGAAGACGTCGATCTCGTCGACGAACATCTCAGGCCCCGGGGACGCCGGGCGCGATCAGGCGGGCTGCTGGGCGATGCTGACGTACTTGTCGTCGCCCTTGCGCTCGAAGCGAACGTAGCCGTCGGAGGTGGCGAACAGCGTGTGGTCCGTGCCGAGCCCGACGTCGACGCCCGCCTTGAAGCGGGTACCGCGCTGGCGCACGATGATGCTGCCCGCCGTCACGAACTGCCCGCCGAAGCGCTTGACGCCCAGTCGCTGCGAATTCGAGTCGCGGCCGT contains these protein-coding regions:
- the obgE gene encoding GTPase ObgE; translated protein: MFVDEIDVFVKGGDGGAGCVSFRREKFIPRGGPDGGAGGAGGSIFLEADPSITTLLDFHYQRHYTAERGQHGKGANKTGASGEDTVLRVPLGTVVSGRATGERLGDLTAPGERVLVARGARGGRGNARFTSSTNRAPRRADLGRPGEERWIHLELKLLADVGVVGFPNAGKSTLVSRLSAAKPKIADYPFTTLQPSLGIVRVDEHRSFVIADLPGLIEGAAEGKGLGHRFLRHTERTRVLVHLVDLDPGSGRDPVEDWRVIQGELAAYSGELAARPQIVAGSKAELPGTEERRRALETFCAAEGLSFHAISSVTGFGLDGLLRDIAKILTSHIWAPAAG
- the rpmA gene encoding 50S ribosomal protein L27, giving the protein MAHKKGVGSSRNGRDSNSQRLGVKRFGGQFVTAGSIIVRQRGTRFKAGVDVGLGTDHTLFATSDGYVRFERKGDDKYVSIAQQPA
- a CDS encoding glutamate-5-semialdehyde dehydrogenase, yielding MDVTAHVTAKARAAKEAARALALASTRAKNEALLQMARGLEEKTAPMLEANRADLERGRATGLTSAFIDRLTLSEARIEEMAAGLRQIAALPDPVGETVEAWRRPNGIEISRVRVPLGVIGFIYESRPNVTADAAGLCLKSGNAVLLRGGSEALASNAAIVNVLGKAVEKAGLPADSVQVVDTADRAAVMAMLTLDRFVDLIIPRGGEEFVRLVAERATVPVLKHDKGVCHVYVDAGADLDMAAAIAVNAKAQRVSVCNAMETLLVDAAVAARFLPKVAARLREAGVEMRGDDRTRGFVPDARPATDADWDTEYLDYIVAIRVVDGLDAAIEHIRRHGSGLAEAIVTSDLRNSRRFTREVDAAAVLVNASTRLVDGSQFGMGAEMGISTSRLHARGPVGVRELTTTKFVVMGDGQVRE
- the proB gene encoding glutamate 5-kinase → MGARRGLTRARRLVLKVGSGLITSPAEGLDAKRIRALAGDIAALVAERREVALVSSGAIAAGIARLGLTSRPRSIPEKQAAAAVGQSALMWHYEQAFKRHGIKVGQVLLTSQDISDRGRYLNARNTLLALLDFGVLPIVNENDTVAVDEIKVGDNDNLAALVAHLIDADLLVLLTDVDGLYTGDPRRDPSARRIETVEAVTDEIRKLCFDEVGRVSVGGMATKLEAAQKAGASGIPMVIASGREPGTLGRLLKGEPLGTYFLPRDDRLAARKRWIAFAVPPRGRLTVDAGARKALTEKGKSLLPSGVLGVQGEFSAGDVVALGEPDGQEFARGLVNYDAGELRKIRGAKTSEIEKALGYKGLAEVIHRDNLVVLSGPGGC
- the nadD gene encoding nicotinate-nucleotide adenylyltransferase; amino-acid sequence: MPKVGVFGGSFNPIHFGHLLLADEICEALAFDRVLFVPAAVPPHKPAAELATAEHRYRMTELAVSLHPRFAVSDVELRRRGPSYTVDTLQALRGEGDLYLLIGSETFLDLLSWREPREVARLARLVVVPRTGADFEPEAPAAQKVLHELGLSAFGSADGPVLYRAASLPISGSDLRRRARDGRSLAYRMPEPVAAYIRLHRLYRPAP